The Neurospora crassa OR74A linkage group I, whole genome shotgun sequence genome segment CAGACGACTTCCACATCTACCTACTCAGCAGTACCCCGCGCTACCTTTCctgccttctccttcttctgctttttCAAATCTTGCAACAGCTTACAATAACTTGCGATCTTCAACTTCAATCAGTCAGGAAGCTACGACAGCAAGATCACTGTTGTACAGGtatctctacctctatcttctctttcttgcaCACACACTCTGCAAGAGTCTCCATCCTCCTTGCACTTACCTCAACCTCATTCTCGTCGCCCTCACTTTGCAAGAGCTCCCCTTCTTGCACTTACCTCAACTTCAAGATGTCTGGCAACCAagacgacaccaccaccgcgccTGTGTACTGCTCGCACCACAGCCACCTGTTCGCGGAAATCACCAAGAAGCACCCCAACCTCACCACAGAAGAGCTCGAGAAAGAGTTCAAAACCAAAGTTGAGGGCCCGTATGCCACCAAGCTCTTTGAGGAGTACGGCGCCTTCAACCATATCTCGCGCGACCAAGTCGACGCGTTCAAGGCGTTTGTTGCTGATGAGTTGATGTGGACCCGTTacagtacgtacctctaaTTCTCAGTCTGAAGTTGATATGAAAGACCAGAGGCTTTTCTCGAGTACCGTACTAACATAATCCTCTAAGTCTACGACAAGCCTGAGATTGGCCTCACCCTGCAACAGGGCACAAAACTCGTCACCAAGTTCAGGGCCAGGATCGCTGagctcaaggaggagcatgccgcggagaagaagaagctccaGAGCGAGCATCGAGCCGTCTATGAAGCCTTCTACAAGGGCGCCTGCGCGGACTATAGCAGCCAGATCAAAGAGCTGTCGGCCGAGAACGAGCGTCTCAAGGAGGAGAACGCGGAGGTCAAGCGCCTCAAGCAGGACTTGCTTGATGAGCGGGAGGAGCAGTTTGACAAATTCGAGGTACTTTTGGGGGCGAAGATGGACCTTGAGAAGGAcgtgaagaggaaggaggatagGATCAAGGATCTTGAAGATGAGGTCGCCCAGCTGAAGAAGCACAAGGGCCTCGCCGAGTACGTGGAGAGTGCGCAAGCGTCGAAGAGCTCTTCTCACAACACGAGTATTCAGGCTGCTGAAATAGAGAAAGCGCTCGAGGACTGGAGTATATCGCTGAGCTCAAGAACGGAAACAAAAGGTTGGATGAGGATATCAAGATCTCGACGACGAAATTGGTGGGACGGTCTACCTAGGCGAGGCTCAAGAGGGTAACATAGGAACTACTGGAAATTTGAAAGGACTATGAGTTGCGGAGATACAGTTCAATAACGTTTTGATGCTTTGTTTTAGCCAGGAGTTTGGTTCCCAATTCAAAGTGAGATCGGTTTCGCATTGCTGAGTGTTTGACGATGGGAATGGGATAGAGAGTACTCGAGCAAAGCAAAGTAAAGCAAGAGAAGATGAGCATTTGGGTTGCTGCCACAAGGTAGAGGGAGAACAACAGAAAGAAACAACATTAACAAACAGTAAAGAGCCTTGCCAACCTACCTATGATCAGAATTCCTATACAGAAAAGCTCAGATCTCCCGAGTTAACTTTCCCAGGTGTTTCTCACCTTGGACATCAAACATACGAATTTGGTTCCAGAACCAAAGCCCTCATGTCCTGGACAATATGCATTAGCCGGTATTGAATATACCAATAGCCACATAGAGACAAACTAGGAAATTGACGAACTCAAAGCAAAGCTGCAGGACTGCCTCGGCAGAAGATGGCACACCTCCAGACAAAGGTAGCTACATGTACACACACCTGCACAACACCAGCTACACGGACTTGGCCGCGCAACAGAGACGTATCCAATGGTTTCTGGTCGTTATCACGGCGTTGCCTATCGACTAAGCTGAGTCTTGATGTAGCGAACAGATCCGGTCTTGGTCCGGGTTCCAGCGGTGCGCCCCTGAAGGAAAACGGTGCGGGGGACATGGAGGACTTCGCGGTGTCAGACGAGGCCGGGGAAGCCTCGAAGTCAGAGGATTGCTGGGGTGTTCTGACTTTGGGCGTCTCCAGGATGGTCTTCTTGCGGATCTGACTTAGAGTCTGTTTCTGAGGTGGTTCGCTTGCATGGGGGATCGGCTTTTCAGGGATAGCTGGGCTACCAAAAGCTGGCTTGAAGGTGATCGCGGTGGCAAGGAGTTCCTCAAGGTCTAAAACGATGCAGGATTGCGAAACAGACATTTGAGCAGAAAGGACAGATCACGCAAAGTTGtaacctagaggtaatgaGAAAGGTCTGATTGACCTACAAACCACAATCATGCTTTCCAATTTGTGACTTCCCCGGTTGCTTTTCCTTGACAAATTTGTCACCTCGGCGGAGGTGCACCCGAGACTCAGCCACACATGGAGAGCGCACCAATATCTCGCTTTTCAGTTGTGGAAGCTGCCACCATTCTTCAACTCTAGAACCTTATCCATGATATCATGCCATCGCGGATCAGCAAACATCTCGTGTTTGAGTCTCCTCCTGCAGCACAGCTTGGCAAATTCAGCTTACTCGCCAGCTCGCTTTTGACCCACGCATCGCAGTGATCTCCGTATCACCCGCGAACGTTGTGGATGTCGTCGAGAGAAAAGCTCCGATTGGCCGAGATGAAGGTGCAGGCGATTCAGTGCGAAAAAGATGTTTTGCACCGGCCAAGATGCAGGTCCGATTGCCTTTAACGTTTTCATCTCAATCAAGCGGTGTATGTGGTGAATGATAAGCTACAGGTAGGCAGAGCTGGATGTCTTTAGTAGAGGTATGAAGACGCCACGGCAATTGCCGATGAACATTTGGCGACGCCACTTGGGTCCCAATCTCGTTTCTGTACCATCGTCCTCTTGATGTTTCTTCTGGATTCAGACCAGGTGAGAGATGTCCGGAATGTGTGCTCCTCGGGGTTTTGGATGACTCCATTGCTTTGCTAACAACATGAACGTAAAGCTTATCACTCTTGACAGAAACAATGGTGCCGGTGCCAGTTTGAGGCCAATCCTCTTGATCGACTCCGACGTAGGGCAACATGCTTATATACCCGGTCATGAGACTCGGCCATCGAACAAGGAGCTTTCCGGGCCGGCCTTTGATCGTGGTATCATGACCATTGTGTTCAACCAGGCGAATCCGGTACTCTCCGAGTAGCCGGCCGACGGATCCTGCCTCATCTTGCTCGCCCCAGCGAAAGAGCGCAGAAACCCCGAACTCCGTCATGCCCCGGATCTGAGATGCGGTAGCTTCCGGGTGGAGGACGGCCTTCAGCTTCCCTAGGGCAACCGAGTCGATCGGCCCTCCACCCACGCCAAAGTAGCGGGGAGTGTCCAAGCTTGCTCGGAGGCCAGGTTCATCAAGGTTAGTGAGAAGCTTCATGATCGATGGCGTAAGATATGTTTCAAATACCCGATAGGTGTCGACGTAGATTTGGACATGATGTACACGGGACGGCTATATCGTAGTGTACAGCGGCAAGGAGGTTCCACACGATGCGAAACATATTGTAGTGTAGAGCGGGAGACATGTTAGCCGGACTACGGATTCGCTGTAGGGCTGATCCCCCGGACGAACCGCCATGTGTTGAGCTACGAGGGCTAGTGCGAACGGCGACTGGTCTGGGGGTGCCGGTAGAGCTAAGCGCGGAATAGTAGGTAGCAAGCAGTTTTTTGCTTCATGGCCAATTTGCTGTTCAGTATAATCCAGTCGCAGTGAAATCATGGCGAAGGAAATCAGGGAGTGGCCTGCCTGGGTCATCATGGGCTACGATGGTTCCGAATTGCTGTTCCACCCAACTCAGGCTGCGGAGGATTTGCTGAAGAACCTGGTGGTCGACAGCTTCCACAATAAAATACATTGTAGGGCGGGATGCTGTTTTTCGCGCATACCTCGTGCACGATAGCCGTCTTGGTCTGGGTTGTGATCATGAATCTGGGGGCTGAAAAATAAGCAACATGGTTTATAACTTGGAACTAGTGGGCCGAGTTAGAGCCGCAACAGATGCCACCTGCGCCGATGATGGTAAGGAACAGGGCAGCGTAGAGATACTTTGATGAGTTGTTGGTGAGTCAAAATCTGACTGCAAAAAAAACTCCAATTATCAAAGCGgtaagtagtgtagtgtacactacgcaGCATGGAGTCCGCAGTCCggaggaaaggaggagcAAAGCTGGGGAAGGACAGCCGTTCTTGGTCGGGACAGGGACCCGGACAATGGGGCCAACGTGGGTGGGTCTATGTTCTGCTTAGATATGTAGATCCCGGATGAGAAGGGAACAAAAGGGGGGACATCGGCGACCATTGCTGCAATCTTCGTTGGCTGGGATGCGGAGCAGAGTGGAGGACAGAAAGAACAACGCACAAGAGGAGGTCCGAATACTATACTCGGATGGTTTCCGGGATGCGATAACACAGCATGGCCCTTTTTGAGTCCGGCCGCACGCAACCCTGCGACCAGTCCGAACACCAATGCTATCTCTTGACTGGCAGATAACGAGAGGATAGGGTGGGTCATGGGCATCCACGAAGAGCGGCTTCTCCTGGTCATGGAGATACTGCCTGTCGAGTGCGATGCTGACGAGATCCGAATGATAAAAATCCTCTCGCCTGGTCCCGCAGCACGTGTACCTAGTGAAGGTTGAGGACGGCTGGGAAAACAGCCCATGGTGTAGAcggtgtgtagtgtacacctGGTTTGGGCTTGGCAACTGCTACACAGTAGCAACAAGAACACATTCAGATGACGACTCCACCGTAGTTTGGCGATCGGATCGGCTATCGACAATCCGAAGCGTCGGTAAGCGAGTCTCTCGCAAACTTCCTTCATGTCTGGAATGAAGAACGAGTGGTTATACAGGCCAGCCATGATGATTGCTTTCTCGCAGTAGCTGAGCCCACCAGGATCACTGTGCCATTTCTGCGCACCTCGCTACTAGGTCCATCTCGCCAGGCACAGTCTATGATTCCAGGCGTAAGCTAATCTCGAAGACGTTGATACTCGACGACGGTAGTCCAGGCACGGTGTAGTTGGGTGGGCACCAGACTGGCCTCGTTGGGGACCAATGGCATGACACGAATACAGGGCGTTGTTTGTTCGTTGTTTTGTGGTGCGAAAAGGGAAGCGAGTCAATATGGCAGGTCCCCTTGCCAGCTCCCTGTCAGCCGTCAGCACTATGTGGATGCGGGTAATGGCGCTGATCATTCCGGTAGCGGTGGGAATGGGGACACGGGGAAGCCCAAGGGCCCGGTCAGACAATTGACTGTCTGTGAGAACATGGCGTTGACACAAATTGAGTGTCTAACAGTCAGTCAATCAATCACAGGGCGAAAATCTGAAGTGGCTTGCAGTGATGGTAACAGAATGCTGCGAGAGAAGACGGATGAATGATGTGAGAAGCAAAGCGGAAGattgaagaaggaaagacaGGCACAGACAAGCTGCAGTCTATAGTACCTGCTAGAGGTACTTTAGCGAGCGACGAGGTGCTAGGGCATATCAGGTTAGCGTAAGCTCTCTGCTGATCAAAAGAGCCTCAATTTCTCAAAAGGTTGGGGAACGTTGCgatagcagcagcaacagcagcagcatctgGTGGCCTGTGCTTTCCATGGCCGTCAAATCAGGATCAAGTCtccctttccacttctcatGTCGGTCAGTGCTGTTGGTGGGGAGTGCGACCCGCTGTTGTCCAGCTGTCCAGGGCTGCTCGGGCCCGAAGGCCGAGACATCTCTGATAGTGTCGGGCTATCATCACATGACTTTGGGACCTGCAGCTGGCAGCTGCCCTCCAAAAACTGTTTTTGCATGCAGAGCTGGAAGGACTGTCGTGATCTTCATCGCCCTTGCCAAACTAGACACCTCAAAAGATACTCCGGCATTCTGGAGCCCGCGACGCCGGGCGTGGAGACCTGGATAGCCCTGGATGCCAACCCATACACCGTCAAGTGGAAGAGCATTCCTGTCCCGGTCCCGGCAGatttcttgttttctttcccatagaaccccttttctttcaacACGGTCTTAGCTGCAGAAGAATTTGCATGCCAacacctcaacctcccccGCCAAAAATCTCCGCCGTTGTTGTCTCTAGGCCAGTCACCGTCTCGGATTGTCTCGAGCTTGTGTCGTCATGCAGTACGTGTAGGACATTGCGTTGTGAGGTTCCGTTGTCGGATTCGACCCGCTCGTTCTCTGCCTGTCTAGCTGTGTACTGTGTAACCGGTAGCTTGTCGTGAAGATGTGCAACtactgtgtagtgtacggTTCCCGCCATTCCTTTTATCAGTTTCCATCCACTGGCAATGTCAAAGTGGGCTGGCCGTAGATCGTTTACCGCAATGCTGGTTCCGTGTGGGTGAGTGTGGACAAGATGGACCACAAAGTGACTCCGCAAACTCCGCAACAAGACCGTGCCGTGGACCACCAGAAAGGGATGGAGAGTCTCCCAATTACTCGACGAATGCGGCGACATGTGCTCGGTGACCACCCAGTATCGAACTCCAAGGGGTGGGCCTGCCCTTGGCTTTATGTATGTATGGATCCAGGGACGACGGACTTTCGATGCTGATATATCATGGTACCATCCCGTTCTCCTCTGCCCCGTCCCAAGTCCAAGTTGATCTCAATCTCTTCCATCACATATTCCAACGACCAAGTCCGAAACTTCACCCTTCGGAATCTGTAGTCGAAATTACCATCAGACATCCCATCATGGCGGACAAACCACACACATCTCCTGTAGAGGAGAAGCCCTCGCCGGCAGGGATCACAGTTACGATTGAGACCACAACCACACCAAACGATCCCAATGGGAAGAAGTTCGGCCATACCAGGCAGAACGACTCCGTCTCATCCACCTTCTCCCAAGCTTCCGCCATCTCCACATCATCGACCAACTCAGAAAAGCCCCTCATCGTCAACGAGAAGCGTCTCACTTACCAGTCGACATGTCCGACCATCGTTGACCTTGAGGCCCagaccgaggaggatgaataCAAGCAGAAGCCCCTGGGCCGTATCCGATACGCGATCCTCACCATCTACCGCCGGCTCTTCACTGTAGCCTTTATGGGCAATGCCATTGCTTTTATCATCATGATGATCAAGGGTGCCGCTCCCATGGACCTGGTCaacgctgctgctgtcaatATCGCTGTCTGCGGTCTGTGCCGTCAGCCCCTTGTCATCAacgccctcttcctcatcttcggaTCCATCCCCAGATCTGCCCCCATTAGGATCCGCCGCTTGGCGTGCAAGATCTTCCATTTTGGCGGCGTCCACAGCGGGACAGGTGTGGCATCGGTCATTTGGTACATTGGCTTCGCCGCCGTCTTCACGTACAACTACACGCCATCcgtcatcaacaccaccgtcCTGACCTTTGTCTGGCTTGTACTgggcttcctcctctccatcgtCATTGTCGCCTACCCCACGTTCCGCATGAGGTTGCACGACTACTTTGAGCTGACCCACCGCTTCGCAAACTGGATTATCCTCGTCCTATTTTGGATCCTGCTCATCTTGTTGGGCAAGCAGGAGGCCAATCTGGGTCACtttctccttcatctccccGCCTTCTggatcatcatcgtcctcacGCTTGCCACCATCCACCCGTGGCTGCTGCTCCGCAAGATCCCCGTCAAGCCCGAGCCTCTCTCCGCCCACGCCATCCGTCTTCACTTCAGCCACACCGAAGTCGTCTTTGGCCAGGGCATCTCGGTCGCCAAGCACCCTCTCAAGGACTGGCACAGCTTCGCCTGCTTCACGGACAAGTTCGACACCCCCGACGCCAAGTTCTCGTGCATTGTCTCCAAGGTCGGCGACTGGACCAAGTCCACCATCAACGACCAGCCCACCCACCTCTGGAAGCGCGGCGTCCCCACTTACGGCTTCGGCTACGTGCTTCGCATGTTCCCCAagatcatcgtcgtcaccaCCGGCTCCGGCATTGGCCCCTGCCTCTCCTTCATCGAGGATGCCAACAGGCCCGATATGCGCGTCATCTGGCAGACCAAGTCTCCCCTCAAGACTTATGGCCAGCGCACCCTGGACCTCGTTCACAGGATGGATAGCAACCCCGT includes the following:
- a CDS encoding integral membrane protein TmpA; translated protein: MYGSRDDGLSMLIYHGTIPFSSAPSQVQVDLNLFHHIFQRPSPKLHPSESVVEITIRHPIMADKPHTSPVEEKPSPAGITVTIETTTTPNDPNGKKFGHTRQNDSVSSTFSQASAISTSSTNSEKPLIVNEKRLTYQSTCPTIVDLEAQTEEDEYKQKPLGRIRYAILTIYRRLFTVAFMGNAIAFIIMMIKGAAPMDLVNAAAVNIAVCGLCRQPLVINALFLIFGSIPRSAPIRIRRLACKIFHFGGVHSGTGVASVIWYIGFAAVFTYNYTPSVINTTVLTFVWLVLGFLLSIVIVAYPTFRMRLHDYFELTHRFANWIILVLFWILLILLGKQEANLGHFLLHLPAFWIIIVLTLATIHPWLLLRKIPVKPEPLSAHAIRLHFSHTEVVFGQGISVAKHPLKDWHSFACFTDKFDTPDAKFSCIVSKVGDWTKSTINDQPTHLWKRGVPTYGFGYVLRMFPKIIVVTTGSGIGPCLSFIEDANRPDMRVIWQTKSPLKTYGQRTLDLVHRMDSNPVILDTSITGRVDMLPIVLRLFKEFNAEAVCCISNPMMTKKIVHGCEMRGIPAYGPIFDS